In one Gammaproteobacteria bacterium genomic region, the following are encoded:
- a CDS encoding Heavy metal transporter has product MQTERFIARNVKCNGCVATIRRNLLALSGVEGVEVTLVPVVTLQSVSGATMNNKASGEVTPQGSIVEVRGTGLSRNALAIRLTELGYPVVE; this is encoded by the coding sequence ATGCAAACCGAACGTTTTATTGCTCGCAATGTTAAATGTAATGGTTGTGTCGCTACTATTCGCAGGAATCTGCTCGCTTTATCAGGAGTAGAGGGTGTCGAGGTAACTCTTGTCCCGGTTGTAACGCTGCAAAGTGTTTCTGGCGCGACAATGAATAATAAAGCCTCGGGAGAAGTGACGCCGCAAGGAAGTATCGTTGAGGTGCGTGGCACGGGATTATCTCGTAATGCGTTGGCTATTCGCTTGACCGAACTGGGCTATCCAGTAGTGGAGTAG